The Streptomyces halobius genomic interval GTGCATGCGGACTCCATCGGGGGTTCGTGGGAACACTGGTGGGCGTCAGGAGGCGAAAAGGCGTACCGGCCAGGCGGCGTGCTGTTCCGCGGTGATGTCGAGCAGTGGTGCGGAGGCGGCGGGCAGCGCGTCGACTCCTTCGGTGGCGACGCGACGTGCGGCCCGGGCCCCCTGCTCCGCGATCTGTTCGAGATCGGCGGCGAGGCGGGCGAGGACGGCGGTGGCGTCGAAGGGGTCCAGACTCAGCAGGCGGACGGCCGCGGTCGCCGGGCCGCTGATGTTCTCGTAGGCCACGACGTACGCGGCGTCCAGCGGGTCGAGGCCGGCGGACCGGGCGGCGAGGCCGAGGACGACGGGCTGATGGGCGCCGCGCGGGCGGGCCGCGGCGAGCGCGTCCAGTGCGGCCGACGGCCAGGTGGCGCGGGCGGCCCGCATCATCTGCCGTCCGAGCCGCCGGGCGACCTGCCGCAGCGCCGGTACGGGCGTCCGGGCGTCGGCGGCGTCGTCCAGGAGGAGGGGATCGCAGCCGGCGGCGGCCGCGGCGGCGAGGCCCGCGGCGACGAGACCGGCGGTGTGCAGCCTGCCCCGGCAGAAGTGCTCCAGGGTGGCGGCGTCCTTGATGCGTCCCGCGGTGACGGCCGGTTCGGCGCCGCCCGAGTGGGCGTGCCCTCCGGCGGGGAACCGGCCGTCGGCGAGGACGAGCAGCGCTGCGCGGCTCATCGGTGCTGTTCCAAATGGTTCATGGACGCCACTCAGAAGAGGAAGTACCGCTGGGCCATGGGGAGTTCGACGGCGGGAGCGGGGTCGACCGGCTCGCCGTCGATGGTCACCGTGAAGGTGTCGGGGTCGACGTGGACGCGTGGCACGGCGTCGTTGTTGCGCATATCGGCCTTGGTGACGCCTCGGGTGCTGTGGATGGCCTCGAAGGACTTGGTCAGCGGGAGCCGCTCGGGGAGAGCGTCGTCGAGGGCCTGCCGGGAGACGAAGTTGACCGAGTTGCTGCCCGGTGCCCGGCCGGTGGCACCGAACATCGGGCGGGGCAGGACCGGCTGCGGGGTGGGGATCGAGGCATTGGCGTCGCCCATCTGCGCATAGGCGATCTGGCCGCCCTTGAGGACGAGTTGTGGTTTGACGCCGAAGAACGCCGGGTCCCACAGCACGAGATCGGCGAGCTTGCCGTCCTCGACCGAGCCGACGAGGTGCCCGATGCCCTGGGAGACGGCCGCGTTGACGGTGTACTTGGCGACATAGCGGCGAGCGCGGTGGTTGTCCGCGCCGCCGTCGCCGGGCAGGGCGCCCCGGCGCCGCTTCATCACGTGCGCGGTCTGCCACGTACGCAGCACGACCTCGCCGATCCGGCCCATGGCCTGGGCGTCGGAGGCCATGATCGAGATGGCGCCGAGGTCGTGCAGGATGTCCTCGGCGGCGATGGTGGACGGCCGGATCCGGGACTCGGCGAAGGCGAGGTCCTCCGGGACGGCGGGGTTGAGGTGGTGACAGACCATCAGCATGTCGAGGTGCTCCTCGACGGTGTTGACGGTGTGCGGCCGGGTGGGGTTGGTGGACGCGGGCAGCACATTCGGCTCCGAGACCATCGCGATCATGTCGGGGGCGTGGCCGC includes:
- a CDS encoding urease subunit alpha; the encoded protein is MAELTRQAYADLFGPTAGDRIRLADTDLVIEITEDRSGGPGRAGDEAVFGGGKVIRESMGQSRATRAEGTPDTVITGAVVLDHWGIVKADVGIRDGRIVGLGKAGNPDTMDGVHPDLVIGPETEVIAGNGKILTAGAIDSHVHFICPQQADEALASGVTTLIGGGTGPAEGSKATTITPGAWHVARMFESMDSLPVNVGLLGKGNTTSVASLRDQLRAGILGFKIHEDWGATPAALDTCLGVCEESGAQLAIHTDTLNEAGFLGDTLAAIAGRSVHAFHVEGAGGGHAPDMIAMVSEPNVLPASTNPTRPHTVNTVEEHLDMLMVCHHLNPAVPEDLAFAESRIRPSTIAAEDILHDLGAISIMASDAQAMGRIGEVVLRTWQTAHVMKRRRGALPGDGGADNHRARRYVAKYTVNAAVSQGIGHLVGSVEDGKLADLVLWDPAFFGVKPQLVLKGGQIAYAQMGDANASIPTPQPVLPRPMFGATGRAPGSNSVNFVSRQALDDALPERLPLTKSFEAIHSTRGVTKADMRNNDAVPRVHVDPDTFTVTIDGEPVDPAPAVELPMAQRYFLF
- a CDS encoding urease accessory protein UreF, producing MSRAALLVLADGRFPAGGHAHSGGAEPAVTAGRIKDAATLEHFCRGRLHTAGLVAAGLAAAAAAGCDPLLLDDAADARTPVPALRQVARRLGRQMMRAARATWPSAALDALAAARPRGAHQPVVLGLAARSAGLDPLDAAYVVAYENISGPATAAVRLLSLDPFDATAVLARLAADLEQIAEQGARAARRVATEGVDALPAASAPLLDITAEQHAAWPVRLFAS